One window from the genome of Bacilli bacterium encodes:
- a CDS encoding mechanosensitive ion channel family protein, producing MSEIWQFIKDFFQKIADFFVNNGMEVFARAIFALILIFGGHFLIKLVIGLLKKSVKKNKIKVDKSVRYFIIDLFNFMLRFIWLVGILAVIGINITGITTIISSAILAVGLSLQDLIGNFASGVIILTNHPFGVDDYISIGSSEGTVKIIGMLSTTLATIDNQKVVIPNKTIIASNVVNYSENKLRRKMISLTFNYDQNPDEVKTSILKVFSSDNRVLANPKPNVVVGGISDQGYSITMWYWTRNSEFWDTYYDLMASLAKTFAKKNIHPAIQKLEVKQKEEN from the coding sequence ATGAGTGAAATTTGGCAATTTATCAAAGATTTTTTTCAAAAAATAGCTGATTTTTTCGTTAATAACGGAATGGAAGTTTTCGCCAGGGCAATATTCGCCCTGATTCTTATTTTCGGCGGTCATTTTCTTATTAAATTAGTAATCGGATTACTGAAGAAATCAGTTAAGAAGAATAAAATAAAAGTCGACAAAAGTGTGCGGTATTTTATAATTGATCTTTTTAATTTTATGCTCCGCTTTATTTGGTTGGTGGGAATTTTGGCGGTTATTGGCATTAATATCACCGGCATAACGACAATAATTAGCAGCGCAATTCTGGCCGTCGGGCTTTCTTTGCAGGACTTGATTGGCAATTTTGCCTCCGGTGTGATTATTTTAACCAACCATCCGTTTGGAGTCGATGATTACATTTCCATCGGCAGCAGTGAGGGAACCGTCAAGATTATCGGCATGCTTTCAACAACCCTAGCGACAATCGATAACCAAAAAGTGGTCATTCCTAATAAAACGATAATCGCAAGCAATGTTGTCAACTACTCGGAAAACAAGTTACGGCGAAAAATGATTAGCCTCACCTTTAACTATGATCAAAATCCCGATGAAGTCAAAACGAGTATTTTAAAGGTTTTTTCTTCAGATAACAGAGTGTTAGCCAATCCGAAACCAAATGTTGTGGTCGGTGGAATCAGCGATCAAGGCTATTCGATCACGATGTGGTATTGGACACGGAATAGCGAATTCTGGGATACCTACTATGATTTAATGGCCTCGCTAGCAAAAACCTTTGCCAAGAAGAATATTCATCCGGCAATTCAAAAGTTGGAAGTTAAACAAAAAGAAGAAAATTAA
- a CDS encoding nucleoside kinase, which yields MSFKIKVNGTERTYEKKVKLLDLLDSVDENLVCARVNNRIRELTYEVYYDADVQFLSCKDQDSIRIYETSLRYLVAMAMERIHPELEIRFSYNVSRSIFMQILNKGIRADRALVDDLNKEMARLVDLDLPFERKVVPNDEAAKIYVDKGFEDKLSILKYRPEKTVHFYECDGYLNYMYGYMVPSTGYLKKFIIRQYSPGVIIQYPRSEMGGEIPPFEEMPTFGHTLKEAHNWAMTMGTDSVASINDYILNGSPIDFINMCEARHNHMLSELGDTISKDSDNIRLICIAGPSSSGKTTFANRLRIELMSRGLKPVRISIDDYYLPRDKAPLDEDGKPDLESIHALDIDLFNQNMLDLINGNSVTLPHFDFKIGKRVPGRTLQVGESEPIIIEGIHALNDQLTTLIPRHQKFKIYIAPQAQINLDNHNPISLTDLRLIRRLVRDFKFRSAPAELTLSMWPSVRKGEFTWIYKTQEDADYVYNSLLSYELPVMKKVALPLLRSIQDDSPYFTVAERLIRMLKYFADMDDTWVPCNSLMREFIGGSCYQDV from the coding sequence GTGAGTTTTAAAATTAAAGTTAATGGCACTGAAAGGACATATGAGAAAAAAGTTAAGTTGCTTGATCTCCTTGATAGTGTCGATGAGAATCTCGTTTGTGCCCGTGTCAACAATCGTATTCGGGAATTGACCTATGAAGTCTATTACGATGCCGATGTTCAGTTTTTAAGTTGTAAAGATCAAGATTCAATTCGGATTTATGAGACTTCGCTTCGTTACTTAGTTGCGATGGCGATGGAGCGTATTCACCCCGAACTTGAAATTCGTTTTTCATACAATGTTTCGCGCTCCATTTTTATGCAGATCCTCAACAAAGGCATCCGGGCTGACCGGGCTTTGGTGGATGATTTGAATAAGGAGATGGCGCGGCTTGTCGATCTCGATTTGCCTTTCGAAAGAAAAGTTGTCCCAAACGATGAGGCGGCGAAAATTTATGTCGACAAAGGTTTTGAAGACAAATTGTCTATTCTGAAATATCGCCCGGAAAAAACCGTTCACTTTTATGAATGTGATGGCTACTTGAACTATATGTACGGATATATGGTTCCCTCGACCGGTTATCTTAAAAAGTTTATTATCCGCCAGTATAGTCCCGGCGTGATTATTCAATATCCCCGCTCCGAAATGGGCGGTGAAATTCCTCCATTTGAAGAGATGCCCACTTTTGGCCATACGCTAAAAGAAGCCCACAACTGGGCAATGACAATGGGAACCGATAGTGTCGCCAGCATCAATGATTATATTCTCAATGGCTCGCCGATTGATTTTATCAATATGTGTGAAGCCCGGCATAATCATATGTTGAGTGAACTCGGTGATACCATCAGCAAGGATAGCGATAACATCCGCTTAATTTGCATTGCTGGACCTTCCAGTTCCGGTAAGACGACTTTTGCCAACCGGTTAAGAATTGAACTTATGTCCCGGGGATTAAAACCGGTTCGAATTAGCATCGATGACTATTACTTGCCGCGGGATAAAGCTCCACTGGACGAAGATGGAAAGCCGGACTTGGAATCGATTCATGCCCTCGACATTGATTTATTCAATCAAAACATGCTCGACCTCATCAATGGCAATTCGGTCACTCTTCCCCATTTTGATTTTAAGATTGGCAAGCGAGTTCCCGGAAGAACACTTCAGGTTGGCGAAAGTGAGCCCATCATTATCGAAGGCATCCATGCGCTTAATGATCAATTGACCACACTTATTCCTCGCCATCAAAAATTTAAGATTTATATCGCTCCGCAAGCGCAGATAAATTTGGATAATCACAATCCGATTTCCCTTACTGATTTAAGATTGATTCGGCGTTTAGTCCGGGATTTCAAATTCCGGAGTGCTCCGGCTGAGTTAACCCTATCCATGTGGCCCAGTGTCCGTAAAGGTGAATTTACTTGGATTTATAAAACGCAAGAGGACGCCGACTACGTTTATAATTCTCTTTTGAGTTATGAACTCCCGGTTATGAAAAAAGTCGCCTTGCCGTTACTGAGATCCATTCAGGATGACTCCCCCTACTTCACTGTAGCGGAGCGGCTCATTCGGATGCTAAAGTATTTTGCGGATATGGATGACACCTGGGTACCGTGCAATTCTTTGATGCGGGAGTTTATCGGCGGCAGCTGCTATCAAGACGTTTGA
- a CDS encoding DUF5677 domain-containing protein encodes MQYSEPINETLFASILERVKLPANVDRHFLYEIYLQSIDSIGQFSEKNHILEAQVINHIDVILYIVSEHLYHLSGPEHFEENKLIDNEGYQSLLLSAVVDKYLTNNHLDYRTGSGTSRFYPPISTLSLYLNFVLGMLSRLPKNDPGKTLVVDIMTKAFTIGKCVVDLLVGGFETEAFATWRTLHETECVLKVLSENGEKVQEAYLRHLTYGVAFRQGLGTVTSTDAVFQEIKIKMKKQGLKSKDMKRFIEYGWLDAIAEFNLEDYKYNFRDGLEAIAKLKEYSRWYEMSSEVAHSSPVLIYASSRYFGSVTLINLFESFFRMEKTFSEKLDSTLSESERANYQLMRKIHFRQMEYMHNREKATFLREQEERQRLEKEKRGN; translated from the coding sequence ATGCAATACAGTGAACCGATTAACGAGACTTTATTTGCTTCGATTCTCGAACGTGTCAAATTACCGGCGAATGTTGATCGTCACTTTCTTTATGAAATATATTTGCAGTCGATCGATAGTATCGGCCAATTCAGCGAAAAAAATCATATTCTTGAAGCCCAGGTCATCAATCACATTGATGTTATTTTATACATTGTAAGTGAACACCTTTATCATTTAAGCGGACCCGAGCATTTTGAAGAAAATAAACTGATTGACAATGAGGGGTATCAGTCATTGCTTTTAAGCGCCGTGGTCGACAAATACTTGACAAACAACCATTTGGATTATCGTACTGGCAGTGGTACAAGCCGATTTTATCCCCCGATTTCGACTCTGAGCCTATATTTGAATTTCGTTTTGGGAATGCTCAGCCGACTTCCCAAAAACGATCCCGGCAAAACACTGGTAGTCGATATTATGACCAAAGCGTTTACGATTGGAAAATGCGTAGTCGATCTTCTTGTCGGCGGATTTGAAACCGAAGCTTTTGCTACTTGGAGAACCTTGCATGAAACCGAATGCGTTCTAAAAGTACTCAGTGAAAATGGTGAAAAAGTGCAAGAAGCCTATCTTCGTCACCTAACCTACGGAGTTGCCTTTCGTCAGGGTCTTGGGACCGTTACATCCACCGATGCCGTCTTTCAAGAGATTAAGATCAAGATGAAAAAGCAAGGGCTTAAAAGCAAAGATATGAAGCGCTTTATCGAATACGGGTGGCTGGACGCCATCGCAGAATTCAATCTTGAAGATTATAAATATAATTTTCGCGATGGACTGGAAGCTATCGCTAAACTTAAAGAATATAGCCGTTGGTATGAAATGAGCAGCGAAGTCGCCCATTCATCGCCGGTTTTGATTTATGCCTCTTCGCGCTATTTCGGCTCGGTCACACTCATTAATCTCTTCGAATCATTTTTCCGAATGGAGAAAACTTTTTCAGAGAAACTGGATTCGACGCTTTCGGAAAGTGAGCGGGCAAATTATCAACTGATGCGAAAGATTCACTTTCGGCAGATGGAATATATGCATAACCGAGAAAAGGCGACCTTTCTTAGGGAGCAAGAAGAAAGACAGCGTCTTGAAAAAGAAAAACGGGGAAATTAA